A DNA window from Deinococcus malanensis contains the following coding sequences:
- a CDS encoding NUDIX hydrolase — protein MTQTVEQTGYALPFQEARAAAQGRGLRERVLVYVTRRHDELLVFEHTAEYPDAGVQVPAGGVDPDETPDHTARRETHEEVGLNLDAPVHMASWLWTRAEKSQVWHYYWLRAPLDTPSRWAHHVSGGDDDQGMTFLCRFAPLDHPELIPGYGYEAALPQLRLLLKENAHDRHD, from the coding sequence ATGACGCAGACAGTCGAACAGACGGGATACGCGCTGCCCTTTCAGGAAGCGCGCGCCGCGGCGCAGGGCCGGGGTTTGCGGGAACGGGTGCTGGTGTATGTTACCCGCCGGCACGACGAACTGCTGGTGTTCGAGCACACTGCCGAATATCCGGACGCAGGCGTGCAGGTGCCGGCCGGTGGTGTGGACCCTGACGAGACGCCAGACCACACGGCGCGGCGCGAAACGCATGAAGAAGTCGGCCTGAACCTGGATGCTCCTGTCCATATGGCCTCCTGGCTCTGGACCCGCGCAGAGAAGTCCCAGGTGTGGCACTACTACTGGCTGCGCGCGCCACTGGACACCCCCAGCCGTTGGGCACATCACGTCAGCGGCGGGGACGACGACCAGGGCATGACTTTCCTGTGCCGTTTTGCGCCGCTCGATCACCCCGAACTTATTCCCGGCTACGGCTACGAAGCCGCCCTGCCACAG